In Myxosarcina sp. GI1, the DNA window GATGCTGATCCGATCCTTCTAAATACATATCGACGGGATATTTTAAATCTCTTTGTTTGGCTACCGCTGCCCAAGAAGAACCAGAGTCAAACCAGACATCCATCGTATCCGTACCCTTGCGATAGGTGCGTCCGTTATTAAGATATGATTCGGGTAATAACTCCTCTACTGATAATTCCCACCAGGCATCAGAACCTTTTTCGGCAATAATATTTTTAACGTAGGCGATGGTTTCTTCGGTTAATAGTGGTTCGTTAGTTTCCTTATCGTAGAATACGGGAATTGGTACGCCCCAACTGCGCTGACGAGAAATACACCAGTCGGAACGTTCTCTGACCATCGGCGTAATGCGATTTTCTCCTTGAGCGGGAATCCAGGTTACAGTACCGATGGCTTTTAAAGCCTCATCGCGGAAGCCTTCTACTGAAGCAAACCACTGTTCTGTAGCGCGAAATATGGTTGGTTTTTTAGTGCGCCAGTCGTAGGGATATTTGTGGGCGTAGGTTTCGTGTTTGAGTAAAGAACCTGCTTCAGTTAGGGCTTCGATAATGGCATTATTTCCTTCGCTAACCTTTTCGTTACCTTTAGCAATAACGTTTAAACCTGCAAACTTACCTGCCTCTTCGGTAAATTTGCCGCCATCATCTACAGGCGAAATAATAGGTAAACCATATTTTTGCCCCGTGATATAGTCTTCTTGTCCGTGTCCAGGTGCGGTATGAACCAATCCCGTACCAGATTCGGTAGTAATGTAGTCACCACCAATAACTACTGGACTTTCTCTGTCAAACAAAGGATGGCGATAAGTCGTACCTTCTAAAGCTTTACCTTTTAAAGTAGTTTTTACGGTTAAATCTCGTTCTAAGGTTGCTGATAATCTTTCCACCAAATCTTTAGCAACTATTAAATAAGATGCATTTTCCTTTGCTGCCATTGCTTCTACAGTTGGTAAAGGCGGGTTTAATTCCACAACCGCATATTCTAAATCGCCATTGACGGCAACCGCTAAGTTACCAGGAATAGTCCAGGGTGTCGTCGTCCAAATCGCGACGTTTAAATTAGGCAGATATTCTTCTAATGCTTTTGCGCCCTCTCCTAACTCAGTTACGGTAAACGCGGCATAGATACTAGGAGAAGTATGCCCTTCGGGATATTCTAATTCTGCTTCTGCTAATGCCGTACGAGAACTAGGACTCCAATGAACGGGTTTTAAACCGCGATAGATATAGCCTTTTAACGCCATATCTCCAAATACGCCAATCTGCGCGGCTTCGTATTCGGGAGTAAGAGTTAAATAGGGATGCTGCCAGTTGCCCCAAATACCATATCGCTCAAAGCCTTCACACTGTTCTTGCTGTGCTTCTAAGGCAAATTCCTTGGCTTTTTGTCGTAGTTTTAAAGGAGTAAGTTCTTTTCTTTCTTTAGATTTAATTTTCTGTAAAACTTTTAGTTCTATAGGCAGTCCATGACAGTCCCAACCAGGAATATAGTCTGTCTTATGACCCTGTAGCAACTTGTATTTATTGATAATATCTTTAAGAATTTTATTCAGCGCATGACCCATGTGTAGCGAACCATTGGCATAAGGTGGTCCATCATGGAGAATAAAAGCTTCTTTAGGATTATGCTGCGACAATTGCTCGTAAATTCGGTTTTCCGCCCAAAATTGCTGCAATTCTGGTTCGCGTACTTTAGAGTTTGCCCGCATACTAAAATCGGTTTGGGGCAGATTTACGGTATCCTTATAGCTCTTTGCTTCTGTCACAGTCAATCTCGATCTGGCTAGGGGTTTGTTTATTTGTATATTATTACGCGATCGATTAAATATAATAAACAGAATTTGCGCTGTACAATCTCATGACAAAAGTGTATTTGGATACTAGTGTGTATCAGCGTCCTTTTGACGACCAAACCCAGCCTAAAATTTTTCTAGAAACGCAAGCTGTCGCGATTGTTATGCAAATGGTAGAGACCAAAGCGATCGCTCTAGTTGGTTCTTCAGTGTTAGAATACGAGAATAGCCGAAATCCTTATCTCATTAAGCAAGAGGCTATGAATCGATATCTTCAGCTAGCTGAATTTCGGCAGACAGTAAATGAAGTAATTAGACAAAGAGCCGAACAGTTAGAGCATAATGGAATTAAAGCCATTGATGCGTTACACGTTGCTTTTGCTGAGGCTAGCAATTGTGATTATTTAGTTACCTGCGACAAACGGTTAATAAATAGATGTTCTGAGTTAACGCTGAAGGTAATAAATCCAGTTAATTTTGTGGTGGAGATAGACAGTGACAATTAAAGTGAAGAATGAGCAACAAATTTTACAAGAAGGGCTTCAAGTTCTGTTAGCAAATATGGAGCCATCGAAAGTTGCTCGTTTTTGTGCAGCTTGTAATTTGGGAAGTGGAGATTATTTAAAACTTAAGGATGAGCTTTTTGAACGAGAATCGGTAGCAAGTTTATACTCCAAAATTTTAGAATTTCAGGAATCGAAGGGCGAAGCTTAAAATTAACCCTGCTTTGAGTTTATATACTTAAATTGATAGTCGATCGTCCTCTATAAAACATTCGATCTTTTATAAGGTTTTGTTGCGATCGCGTTGATTGCAAATTTTGATTTTAGCCTACTTGATAAAATAAAAATAAATGTGTTGGCTAAGATGGCAGAGCAAGCAGAAATCAAAACTGAGGATTCGCTAGAACAAAATACTTGCAATCGCCGCATAAATAAGTTAGAAGATAAAACCGAACAAATTTTGATTGCTACTACTGTAATTAAAAACGATTTAACCTGGCTAAAATGGCTCTATGGTATTTTTTCAATAATAATCACTGTATTATTGACCGTTTTAATCACTATAAAATAAATGTTAGTAGCCTTTTATAGAGCATTCGATCTATTTTAAAGTTGGTGGCGATCGCGATGTAAAACTATCTTCAACTATAATTTTAAATACATATTGTAGTTTGCTTGAAGCCAAACGATGAGATAATTCGAGCAGATGAATGAATTAAATTTGACCATTGACAACCATTTTGTTTCCAACGCTCAACTACTCTTCGATCGCTTACTTAGAGAAGTACAGTGGGATGAAAGGATGCAAGCGCGTAAAACCGCAAGCTTTGGTGTACCCTACAACTATTCGGGTATCTCTTATCCTTTTCAACCAATGCCAAAAATATTATTGCCGCTTGTTAAAGATATCGAAGCGCGTTTCAATTATCGTCCGAACAACTGTCTCATCAATTACTATGACAATGGCGAGTCAAAAATGGGTTTTCATTCTGACGCAATTGAAAACCTTGCAGACAATACTGGCGTTATTATAGTCTCGCTTGGTGCAGAACGAGCAATTAGTTTTCAAAACAAGCATGATAAATCTATCGAGCGCGAAATTTGGCTTACGAGTGGTTCGTTACTTTTAATGTCGCAAGAAGTGCAAAAACATTGGAAGCACGCTATTTTGAAGCATAAAGAAATTGAGGATGGCAGAATTAGCTTGACGTTTCGCTTGTTTGCAGGAGAAAGTAGCGAACAATAACAAAATATAATCAAGTGCAACCATAAGCGATTATTCATCCAGCAGAGGAAGGTGGTTATTAGGCAGAGGTTCCAGCACTTACTGGATGTATAACAGAGGGTGACTCAATAGAGGAAGTAAGGTCTAATTTACAGGATGCCATTGAAGGATGGCTTAATGTTGCTAACAGTCGTAATCCACTTGAGTCAAGCGATCGCATTGTCGAAATTGCTGTATGAAATCTATTTCTAGCAAACGTTTGTGTAAAATTATAGTCAAAAAGCTTAAAACGAAGCGATCGCAAACGGGTTAGGAAGAAAGCGGTCGTCTGAACCTGTGTCCACTATGCTCTACAACTACAAACGCTCTTATTAATTCTTCTTAGTTCGCCATGAACTACATTTACGGTTGAGGGCAAGATCCGAAGATAGATAATACCAGAACCAATTGCTCTAACAAAAACGAGATTTCCGTAGTCTCTATTTCTTGTAATTAAAATCCGCTTTTGTTCCTGAGCTTTTTTGAGTATTTCTTCATCACTAGCTCTTGAAAGACCAATTTGAGCCACAAGAATTACATCGTGTCCGACTTCAATTAAAAATCTGGCTGTTACAGCATATACGTCTTGGTCGAGTAAAAATCTCATCCCTATGAAGTAACAAGGCGAATGTCTTCAGCCGCTATCAGCGCAATAGCGTACTCTAGACAGGCACGAATATCTTCAACTTGCAAATCGGGATAGTAATCTTGAATAATTGCTTCAAAAGAAAGTCCCTCATTAAGTAGTTCGAGAATGCTTTGCACCGTGATTCGCGTACCTAATATACAAGGTTTACCGAAGTGGACTTGGGAATTTACTGAGATTCTGTTTGTACTCATAAAAGATGAGCGAATAAAGCATTTCCTTAATTTTATGACATGGATATTAACAAGCAGGCAAACACAACATAATGTGGAAGAAGATCGTATTGAGCAATTTAACGATTTGTGTTTTGCTTTAAAAGATCGATTAACTAAGGCAATTTACACAGCTTTAGGTGGAGCGATCGCACTACCCGAAAGATTGCTAATAAAAACAGCCTATTAACAATACAATGAAGTGATAAGCGTTACAACAAAGTTAGTTCTATGATTCGACAACCTCGCTATAGTAAAGAAGAATTTGCTCGACGAGGGGATGAGATTTATGAGTCTCAAGTGCGATCGCAAGTTGAGGCAAGAAACTACGGAAAGATTGTGGCGATCGACATCGAAACTGGTGCTTTTGAAGTAGCAGACTCTCTCATCACGTCAACAGATCGTTTTTATAAGCGATA includes these proteins:
- the ileS gene encoding isoleucine--tRNA ligase, whose amino-acid sequence is MTEAKSYKDTVNLPQTDFSMRANSKVREPELQQFWAENRIYEQLSQHNPKEAFILHDGPPYANGSLHMGHALNKILKDIINKYKLLQGHKTDYIPGWDCHGLPIELKVLQKIKSKERKELTPLKLRQKAKEFALEAQQEQCEGFERYGIWGNWQHPYLTLTPEYEAAQIGVFGDMALKGYIYRGLKPVHWSPSSRTALAEAELEYPEGHTSPSIYAAFTVTELGEGAKALEEYLPNLNVAIWTTTPWTIPGNLAVAVNGDLEYAVVELNPPLPTVEAMAAKENASYLIVAKDLVERLSATLERDLTVKTTLKGKALEGTTYRHPLFDRESPVVIGGDYITTESGTGLVHTAPGHGQEDYITGQKYGLPIISPVDDGGKFTEEAGKFAGLNVIAKGNEKVSEGNNAIIEALTEAGSLLKHETYAHKYPYDWRTKKPTIFRATEQWFASVEGFRDEALKAIGTVTWIPAQGENRITPMVRERSDWCISRQRSWGVPIPVFYDKETNEPLLTEETIAYVKNIIAEKGSDAWWELSVEELLPESYLNNGRTYRKGTDTMDVWFDSGSSWAAVAKQRDLKYPVDMYLEGSDQHRGWFQSSLLTSVAVNDIAPYKTVLTHGYVVDEQGRKMSKSLGNGVDPNIIIEGGNNQKKEPPYGADVLRLWVSSVDYSSDVRIGGNILKQLADIYRKIRNTARFLLGNLHDFDPKQNAVAYADLPELDKYMLHRITEVFADITNAYDSYQFYRFFQTVQNFCVVDLSNFYLDIAKDRLYISNVDSFRRRSCQTVLAIAVENLAKAIAPVLSHMAEDIWQSLPYEMDYKSVFESGWVKVEEEWKKPELNKFWNTIRTLRDEVNKVMEEARKDKAIGSSLDAKVLLYIPDTELRQKLASYNSSDILSETNVDELRYFFLASQVELVDSADAIAQEKYKSDFNIASIAVVKADGEKCDRCWNYSLSVGSFANDPTICDRCDAALKGEF
- a CDS encoding PIN domain-containing protein — its product is MTKVYLDTSVYQRPFDDQTQPKIFLETQAVAIVMQMVETKAIALVGSSVLEYENSRNPYLIKQEAMNRYLQLAEFRQTVNEVIRQRAEQLEHNGIKAIDALHVAFAEASNCDYLVTCDKRLINRCSELTLKVINPVNFVVEIDSDN
- a CDS encoding alpha-ketoglutarate-dependent dioxygenase AlkB, which produces MNELNLTIDNHFVSNAQLLFDRLLREVQWDERMQARKTASFGVPYNYSGISYPFQPMPKILLPLVKDIEARFNYRPNNCLINYYDNGESKMGFHSDAIENLADNTGVIIVSLGAERAISFQNKHDKSIEREIWLTSGSLLLMSQEVQKHWKHAILKHKEIEDGRISLTFRLFAGESSEQ
- a CDS encoding DUF5615 family PIN-like protein translates to MRFLLDQDVYAVTARFLIEVGHDVILVAQIGLSRASDEEILKKAQEQKRILITRNRDYGNLVFVRAIGSGIIYLRILPSTVNVVHGELRRINKSVCSCRA
- a CDS encoding DUF433 domain-containing protein; translation: MSTNRISVNSQVHFGKPCILGTRITVQSILELLNEGLSFEAIIQDYYPDLQVEDIRACLEYAIALIAAEDIRLVTS